In Pseudorasbora parva isolate DD20220531a chromosome 9, ASM2467924v1, whole genome shotgun sequence, the following proteins share a genomic window:
- the hccsa.1 gene encoding holocytochrome c synthase a encodes MGDTMSSPTGTVKAEGIMVPPQGCPMHQDVNKSAPPPECPMHQVSAPVSDQQKKAPDLPAHQDRAYEFVECPMRAADRAKPTISDINPANMMPPPDQQPTPGQPFPLSVAREESTIPRSGSEQNWVYPSEQMFWNAMLRKGWRWNNDDIKQKDMTSIISIHNQNNEQAWQEILRWEKLHSKECPCGPSLLRFGGKAKDFSPRARFRHWMGNELPFDRHDWIIDRCGKEVRYVIDYYDGGQVSKHTILDVRPAFDSLGAVWDRMKVAWWRWTST; translated from the exons ATGGGAGACACTATGTCCAGCCCTACAGGCACCGTGAAGGCAGAGGGCATCATGGTGCCACCACAAGGCTGTCCGATGCATCAAGATGTTAATAAAA GTGCCCCTCCGCCAGAATGTCCAATGCACCAGGTGTCTGCACCTGTTAGCGATCAGCAGAAGAAAGCGCCAGATCTGCCAGCACATCAGGACAGGGCTTATGAATTTGTAGAGTGCCCTATGAGAGCTGCCGACAGGGCTAAACCCACAATATCTGACATTAATCCAGCAAACATG ATGCCACCACCTGACCAGCAACCTACACCTGGTCAACCATTTCCCCTGTCTGTTGCAAGAGAGGAATCTACAATCCCTCGTTCTGGATCTGAGCAAAACTGGGTTTATCCCTCAGAGCAGATGTTCTGGAATGCCATGCTGAGAAAAGG ATGGCGCTGGAACAATGATGATATCAAACAGAAAGATATGACAAGCATCATCAGTATTCACAACCAGAATAATGAGCAAGCCTGGCAGGAAATCCTGAGATGGGAAAAGCTCCATTCCAA AGAATGCCCATGTGGACCTTCTCTTCTAAGGTTTGGTGGCAAAGCAAAAGACTTTTCACCCAGAGCCAGATTTCGCCACTGGATGGG GAATGAGCTACCGTTTGACAGGCATGACTGGATTATTGACCGGTGTGGGAAAGAGGTCAGATATGTGATAGACTACTACGATGGAGGCCAGGTGTCCAAGCATACTATCCTTGATGTGCGTCCTGCCTTCGATTCCTTAGGAGCGGTCTGGGATCGTATGAAAGTGGCCTGGTGGCGTTGGACCTCCACATGA